Part of the Gemmatimonadaceae bacterium genome is shown below.
ACGCGCGCGATCGTGGGTGCGATCGCGCGCGGCTCGGCGAGTGATGTGCGCACCACGAACGATTGGGCGTAGTCGGCCCACGCCAACTGCGGAAAGTAGATCGCCGGCCCCATGGGCTCTGGAAGTCGGTAGTGCCGGTAGTCGCTCACGACGCCGACAATGGTTATCCATGGCCGATCGTCGCCCGCGCGACCTTGCTTGATGCGTTTACCAATCGGATCCTGCCCGGCAAACTCGCGCCTGGCGAGCGTCTCGTTGATCACTCCCACGCGCGCAACCGTGTCGCGATCCATGGGCGTGATGCCACGCCCAGCCACGATCCGTGCCCCGATGGCGTCGAAGAATCCGGGTGCGACGTTCTGGAAATGCACGTCAAGTTCCTCGCCTGATGCAGCCGCTGGCCGCCCCTCGATCGCCATCCGTGACTTTACGTCCCAGCCGCTGAACGGCACACCGTTCGCCGAACCCACCCGCTCCACACCAGGGATGGCCGCGAGGCGCTCGTAGGCGGCGTCCCAGTAGGCACGCTCCCCCAACGAGCGCCAGCAGGAAGGACTCTGCGAGTACCTGCGCACCACGCTCGAACGGTGCGCGCCGAGGGAGAAAGCCCGCCAGGCAAAGCTCGACATCGAGGCGTATCTCACGGATGTCCTGACGCGCTGCACGGGCGCGCACGCGGCGGACTGGCTGCCGCGCGCCTGGCACCGCGCCCGCGCCGACGGCATCCTCGCGTAGCTCATCCCCGTCGGGCCGTCGACACATCGACAGGTACCCCCTTCGAGCCAGACGTTTACTGCCAAGGACACAGCGCTCAGGCAATCGGCAGGGGCGAAGCCCGTCCTTGACAATCGCTCTCTTAGAACGCTTGCGATCTGCCTCACGCCGTCGTCAGGACGGAACGCAGCTGATCCGCGTCACCAGGAGCCTGACCTGCGACACCGCGATACTATCGTAGTTCGCAGCGGCGATCGCGGCAGCTTGCGTGGCCTGCGCCGTGGGTGCTGGTCCGTCACACGACCCGGCTCGAACGATCGTCGCAATCCGTCCGGTCAGTACACGACCCAGGAGTACCCCCCGTTTCGACCTCCCCGCGCCGGTACTCGCGTGTCGGCTCGTCGCGGCGCTTGCCTCGATGGCGAGCGAGATCTCCGCTGCCGCGTCGACCTTGAACGCCAGGGCGCCGAGGCTTGTTGGTACCGTTTCGAGCAACACGGCGTAGGTCACCGTGTTCGTAGGCTCGACGCATGGTTCGGTCGTGGTACATCGGTCTGGAGGAGGACACGCGGCGAGTATGAGGAGGAGGCCGACCGTGAATGATCTCTTCATGGTTTCTTGTCTCCGCGAACTGAACCGCTGCGCAATGAGGCCGCGGGGTTGCTGATTGCGTCCATCAACAGCTCTTGCGATAGTGTGAGAACCGGATTCTTGTCGAGAAGGGCAAGCAGGTCGCCGAGGTCCCACCGGCCGTTCTTGTTGCCCTGCGCGTCGGCGAACAGCTGTTCATTGATGGTCAGCTGGCATGCGTCGCTCAGTAAGCAACCGAGGAGTCTTCGCGCGACCTCCTGTGCGTTCACGGTGGCCTCGAACACGGCGCCGAGTGTCCTGTTCTCCTCGAGTGTCACCGATTTCGGATTCTGGGTCGACTCGTCGCTCCACCGCTGGAAGGAATAGCCGGGGTTCGCCGTCGCACGGAGCACGACGGTCCGGCCGCAGTCGCCCTGTGTGCCTCCACTAACCAACACAATCGTGCCCCCGGTCGACTGGGTCAGGCCGATTTCGCACTGAACTCGCTGGAACGTTGCCACGAGCTCCTGGGACGATTGGGCGACGCGAACTTCCCGCAGGTTTCCGACGCCGCCATCTGACCAACGCTGTAGTAGCCAGCCTTGGTTCGCCGTAGCCCGCACAACGACCGTCCGACCACAATCGCCAGTTGCAGCTCCATTGGTGAATGCGACGTTTCCGCCCTGCGTCGGGTTCGCGTTCAAGGTCAAGGTGCACTGGGGTGCCTGGCTGAAGACCGCCACCAGCGTTCGATTCTGTGTCAGCGTGAACGTCCACGGATTCGCCCTGGCGACCTGCTGTCCATCCTCCACCCACTGGTCGAACGTGTGGGTGCCGGTGGGGGTCGCCGTTACCGTAACTTGCCGGTCGCACGGACCCGTTGTCTCACCGCTTGTGATCGTCGCTGTTCCCCCCGAACCCGCGGATATGCCAAGGGTGCAAATCGAGATCACGATAAAGGACTGACGGGCAGAGTTGTTGGTCTCGTTATGCTCAGAGATCGCGTTCGCAGGATCTACCTCAAGCACCGCTGTGTGCGTCCCCGCGGGCAACGGATTCGCCGTCACCGCGCTCAGTGGCACGCTCGCGGCGCCTGGCAGGGTCAGGATCGACCCGATCGCCATCACTTGCCCGTCCAAGAGGAAGCGCCAACCTACGCGCGTTGCCGTGGTGTTGCCCGTATTGCTAATGGTGGCTGACAACGACACCACCTGACTCGTCGTCGGATTGGCAGGACTCACATTGACAGCACCCGCTACAAGGTCGATCGCCTGCGAGATGACGGTGAAGCTCTGTGTCGACGTGTTGTTGGTTTCGTTCGACTCGGTGATCGTGTTCGTAGGATCCACTGCGAGAACAGCCGTGTGGGGTCCCGCGGCAAGCAGACTTGCCATCGTGATGCCTACGGGCGCGGTCGCGCCGGGCGTCAGGCTAGGGAGACTGCCGCTCCCTATTAGCTGCCCGTCTACGAGGATTCGCCATCCGACGCCTGCGACCGCCGCATTTCCGCCGTTGCGCACTGATGCTCTCAGAGTCACGACCTGACTCGTCGTCGGGCTCGGTGGGCTCACTGTTAGCGCTCCCGCGACCAAGTCGAGGAGGGGCGACGTAAGAACGGTGAAGGTTAGTGAAGCGATGTTGTTGTTTTCGTTCGACTCCAGGATCGTGTGCGCGGAATCCACTTCCAGGACCGCCGTGTGCGACCCCGCAGCTAACGGGTTCGGCGTCGTCACGCTCACCGACACGTTGCCAGTTGCTGCCAAGCCGGGAATCGACCCGCTCCCCACCGGCTGCCCATCCACCAGGAATCGCCACCCCACGTTCGATGCCGCGGTGTTGCCGGCATTGCTCACCAGCGCGCTCAGCGTAACTACCTGACTCGTCGTCGGATTAGGCGGCGTAACGGTTACCGCTGCGGCCACCAGATCGATGGTCGGTGTCGGACTGACCGTGAAGCTCTGCGTCGCAGTGTTGTTTTTCTCGTTCGACTCGGTGATCGTGTTCGCCGGATCCACCTCGAGGACGGCGGTGTGTTGTCCCACAGGAAGCGGCGCTGCCGTCGTCACGCTCACCGGCGCGCTAGCTGCCGCGCCGAGATTTGGGAGGATGCCGCTCCCAGCGACCTGCCCGTCGATCAGGACTCTCCAGCCGACATTCGTCGCTCCGGCGGTTCCGACATTGCGCACGACCGCACTGAGCGTCACCACCTGCGTTGGCGTGGGATTCGTTGGGCTGACCGTCACGGCG
Proteins encoded:
- a CDS encoding ABC transporter permease is translated as MRYASMSSFAWRAFSLGAHRSSVVRRYSQSPSCWRSLGERAYWDAAYERLAAIPGVERVGSANGVPFSGWDVKSRMAIEGRPAAASGEELDVHFQNVAPGFFDAIGARIVAGRGITPMDRDTVARVGVINETLARREFAGQDPIGKRIKQGRAGDDRPWITIVGVVSDYRHYRLPEPMGPAIYFPQLAWADYAQSFVVRTSLAEPRAIAPTIARVLASLDPGAPAYDVRTFEEIVSNSLWRQRLQGQVLGLFSFFALVLAAVGIYGVISYAVAQRAREIGVRMALGASRGEVARWVLGQGGRLVATGLVVGLAGALVLTRTLSALLVGVSTTDILTFALVPLLLSIVALAAILVPAHRASRVDPVIAMRAE